The DNA segment aataatagtgTAAAACCAAAACTAGATAGATTAATAATAGGGATAAATACTAAATACTATCATAATTTGATAAACTGTCATCATCGGAGAAAAATCTTATTTTCAACTTTACTAATTTGATAGATAATCCTTTTTGCCTTATTATAACTCTTGTCTCTCAATTTCTTAGTATTGATCTCTCAAACTATATTGATTTGACTAAATTATTTACTTATGAGAAGATTTGATTGTTCATTTCTTCTCTTGGCTATGGGAAGAGCCCTGATCCTAATGGTTCCACGAGTTTTATAAACAATAATGAGGCACTATTATGGTTTttctcatgtctaaaataactcatatagtttcaaaaacataatatataagtcTCTCTTGTCAAAtttgagttaacagacgttaaaGTTTATTTACATgatatgctgactcataataaataattaatataataatatatataatttaaataaaaaaattaaggttACCATCAATGGCGAGAGGAGGTGTCGTCATGGAAGTAACCACCAATAACAGCATCGAGCCATCGCTATCTAGTAGGGTGTCATGCATATGCAACATCTCCTGCGCTAACGATAAGCTTAGGAGCTTTCGGTTTTACCTCAGGTGAATGTACTTTGACCAATCCAACGTTAGACACGCAATGGTCTCATGATCCCTTTTCCTCCTCTTGGGCGCCTTCGTTCCCATCGCCTCTCACTTCGTCTGCTCCTGTGTCCCCACCCATCATGCCTACAATGTGGTGGTCCAACTCTCCCTCACCTTTGCCTTTGGTCTCTTCTACCTTTGTCTCTAGCTAGTATGTCACATATTCTAACGTCTGTCAACTCAGACTTGATAAGAGGgttatatgtatgtttttaaaaatatatgagttattttagatacAAACAAAATCAAAAGTACTtaagtggtatatatatatatatatatatatatatatatatatatatatatatatatatatatgttaaaataattttttatataataattattttaaatataaataaactaTAAACACTCAAGTAATGtgtgatcaaaataaaaaatcacaaaggcttcgatgaaACCTAATTCTTTGTCGGCAAGTTATGCAGGTTAGTCGGGTGGACCAAGCTGAACACTGATGGGGGCGTTTGAGGCCCAATCGAAGATCGTAGGTGCTTGCTGCCTTCGTACTATGGAAGTTGGGACTCACCGTAGACAAAATGAGTTTTTGGCAATCGAGGAGGGCAGTTTGGGTGTAAATAAACTTGTGATTGAAACTGATACAAATTAATTCCATTTTTAAGGATTTTTTTTGCATTGCATAATGAGGAAGTTCTCCATTGAATTAATTCTATCTTCCTCACTTACTTATCTTTAAAAGGAATATGAAATAGTAGTTATGAgattaacaataataataattattattattagtttttattttttaaaatgtttaggAGATTATATATTGGTAAAGCGAAATTAATATAAGGTGCCAAAAATGTAAAAATCACTAACCACTCGCTAAAAGAGTAATAATCCCTCGCCTCCGTCCCGAGCCGAACCCTTTGAGCCGCCATGTCTCaggtaatctctctctctctctctccctctctctcgcaTGAGACCCTGCGATGGTTCCCCTCTTTGGATTTACTTCTGTTTACTAGGTCGGCTCCGGTTCTCGATCTGTCGCCTTCTGTTTCTTCGTCGAGCGACATCATTTTTGTCATATGATTTCCTTGTCGACGTGATTAGGTAGATGATTCCCATCAAATTATTGTCTTATCAAGTGTTCATCGAGTAATTCCGGTCTTGTTATTTTCTACCATTCGTTTCCCCCCTTTCGTGGATCGTTTCTATTACCTGATCTGCCGTCTTTTGTTGGATGTTGGTAGGACGAGCACGTTTCCGTGATTTGGTATTCACTTTTCCATCCAATTGACGCCTCATTAAGTGTTCTTACTACGATTCGAACCTAATTTCGCTAGATCTGTGTGAGGTTGTCTTAATCTTTCCATCAGATTTATGCCTCATTAATGTCGTTCCAACGTAATATTTGGTTCGTCTTGATCGTGATTTTCTAATGATGCCGAAGTTCTGATTGGGCTTAGTTTGTTAGGATAGACTTCTTCTCAGTTTATCGGTATCGGAGGTTTCAAAGAATTTTCCATTCTATGCTTATTAGTGTTCTAAATGTCCACCACACATATACTGACCTTGTTCATACAAGGTTGTTAAGTAGTATTGTCTTTATCATTGTTGTCAACAATTCCTCCTAGTTTTGATTAGGTTGCTTTAGGGCTATAAAGTTCCTTTTTCGTTGGAATCAGTAACATTTTAATCATGTTTGTGCTATAAATATGCGATACATTCTTGGAGCCCAATTTGATGCTACGTAGATGATTGGATGGAGTGAGAACTCGAGGAATTTGTATTTACAGGTATGTATGACATATCATTGTTCAATCACTTCTTGTGCTTTGTGTTGCAGGTGGATAACCGGAACTCATCTGCTGGCAAGCGTGCTAGAACCGATGGTATGGATATGCTGTTTTTTGGCCATTGAAACAGTTGTCTGATCACTTTATAAGTTTATGATCACTGACGGACAGAACGGACTGATCTGTGATCTAACATATTTTTGTTTAAGGTGGCCGCCGAGATGATGATTGGACATGCCCTAGTTGTGGCAATGTTAATTTCTCATTCAGGACAACATGCAATATGCGAAACTGTACTCAGTCAAGGCCTGCCGACCATGATGGGGTAAATCTGTCTTCAAATAGCATGCATATACTACAGGCTGCATTGCGAGATATTAgcattattttatttcttttattcttttcctttttcttttttctttcgatCTGTCATTCTCTAACGTTTCCTCTTTTCTAGCATTTTAATATAGCGTTAGACTTCTGTGTACATTTCTTTAAGAACTTCTGGGCATGTAAAAGATGTCTACTGATTTTGCAGCAACTGAGGATGGTTTTTCACTGTCTCAATTtctcctctttttcctttttgcTCTGTGGATTCTCTAGTTCCATGCTTATGTGCTAGGATTGTTATTGTCCAGAAATCTGCTGCAAAGTCTATGCAAGCTCCTTCACCTTACACCTCTGTAGCTGGTTACCTGGGTTCTGGTGCCCCATCTTCAATGTATCTTGGTTCTCTGCCATATGGGCCTTCCCTTTTTAATGGTCCAGCACTGACTCCTTATGATTTCTCTTTCCCTGGAGGTTCTGCTTATCACTATGAGTATGGCAGTCGCTTTTCTGTTGGGAGTCCATATGGACCAATGCATATGTCTGGACCTCCTCCTTATTCTAGTGGATCTATGATAGGAGCAGGTAATGACATTTAACCACTCAATGTTTTGTCTGAAATTAAGCTAGTAAaactttattatatatttttccatCGATCATGTCAGTTTCTAAAAATGAGATTGAATGTGCTCCATTTGCATTGACTTTTCCATGCAAGTTATTACTGTTCACTGAATGTTTTAAACAAATTCTTATGGAATTACAAGCCATTGACTTAACGAGTGGGTTATGAAAATTCATTTTAGATTAAGATATGATAAAAACTACTAATCTATGTCAGGGATGTTCACAGCCTCTTATTAGTTAGCTCTGTGTACGCATTACTTTTTGTGGTTTCACCTGGATATCTGGAAACCTTTTGACACTGCATTCAACATTTCTTTTCTGCTTCCTGTCTTTGTTTATATATGTTTTAGCTAATGATTTCTTATTCTTTAGGTGGTATGTATGGTATGCCTCCTATGGTGGATAGATATGGGTTGGGCATACCAATGGGTCATGGTGCAATGGTAAGCTATTTGTAGGTTTTACAGTTAAATGACAAGTTTTTCTTGTTGCTATAGTGTTTGCATTCATTTAGATAGTATCTGGGAAAATAGTTATtttattgtattattattattatttgtttctgAGTGTGACGAGTAGTTTTGACCCACCAGTTCTTAGGACTCAAAAATTGTCTAAATATTGTGTAATTTGATGAGATGTCAAGAGCTTTCGGTTGACTTTTTTTTTACTTGGTCATAATTACTTGATATTCTGTACCATTAAAACAAACAGTAATTCTGGAGTGAAAATTCCGCAGGGGGCCAGGCCTGGAGCTTATCCTAATGAAAGTTCTCCAAAGAAGACTGCAGGTTGTTCTTCTGACATTTTGATGTCCTAGTGAA comes from the Musa acuminata AAA Group cultivar baxijiao chromosome BXJ1-10, Cavendish_Baxijiao_AAA, whole genome shotgun sequence genome and includes:
- the LOC135581337 gene encoding ranBP2-type zinc finger protein At1g67325-like isoform X2 encodes the protein MSQVDNRNSSAGKRARTDGGRRDDDWTCPSCGNVNFSFRTTCNMRNCTQSRPADHDGKSAAKSMQAPSPYTSVAGYLGSGAPSSMYLGSLPYGPSLFNGPALTPYDFSFPGGSAYHYEYGSRFSVGSPYGPMHMSGPPPYSSGSMIGAGGMYGMPPMVDRYGLGIPMGHGAMGARPGAYPNESSPKKTAGHENDWTCPNCGNNNFSFRTVCNMRKCNTPRPESQGPKSENSKGSKPKIPEGSWMCEKCNNINYPFRTKCNRQNCGAEKPSQTQSYGLTSSEDDQ
- the LOC135581337 gene encoding ranBP2-type zinc finger protein At1g67325-like isoform X1, which encodes MLVGRARFRDLVDNRNSSAGKRARTDGGRRDDDWTCPSCGNVNFSFRTTCNMRNCTQSRPADHDGKSAAKSMQAPSPYTSVAGYLGSGAPSSMYLGSLPYGPSLFNGPALTPYDFSFPGGSAYHYEYGSRFSVGSPYGPMHMSGPPPYSSGSMIGAGGMYGMPPMVDRYGLGIPMGHGAMGARPGAYPNESSPKKTAGHENDWTCPNCGNNNFSFRTVCNMRKCNTPRPESQGPKSENSKGSKPKIPEGSWMCEKCNNINYPFRTKCNRQNCGAEKPSQTQSYGLTSSEDDQ